One part of the Dermacentor silvarum isolate Dsil-2018 chromosome 6, BIME_Dsil_1.4, whole genome shotgun sequence genome encodes these proteins:
- the LOC119456634 gene encoding protein unc-13 homolog D has protein sequence MVPSGSSSPAEIYEGNPDSAKEFERLFDPISQRDFLRLCVQCLHMAERGVGKPTKPYGAVDEQLRIYVNTTFAEVLQASSEEKMARLASKLPEVDVHLLVTVVQAEGLVARDVSGKSDPYCVLRIGSSEAQLTSVKNRTVCPMWDENFRIRVSDSGSDAFQLAVWDKDPRTVCGVFRELRDVRSCFSCLHFLRELFETVCSFDGADDFMGAASLFVNEIPCTGCEQWLRLADAGGRGAYGRVYVRFGFECKAEKRFDRQTVLRYHYYLCLIFLLQQASTAAEGLTLTWIQWEQCLAEEGLTLLFRHSQYQNLSCLEQQLCQITALANVVRSKMTRLNFSALYQLLAQIRTSIKETQEQLIVNYLEVVVKSLTDPCLERLARLHENFTFAKKYHRIDLLGLLFCCVTIEALVETEVTDPAGVEIQKDAHAWYQGLLTQEGSLDHDSITHIVTRILSTIEAYHQEADRIFKSAWNETYTQIVFKELDTFICQAFETRVTNFSTSLVDKPADDVSRSKAVEESLQLFYIFQRFRKKVSSALVSSSYPMRMDKLQDWFGFDLVLLWFDLAKSPVSGWISDLVDKDDMSPLARDIKYGSAVRDTVDILHSRYVELWRKLDFLDFRCVRAFTTAVAEDCSHFVRTLSGRVESAGYFDVVGEFEVSSQLCVAVSSFARIASFLQETITEVDSVCLNDCGDITERASEARFPLEQALDTSLIAMSRVCSEAVDRLGPELRKRMSRVCDASSRHLQDRALHDLVQYVDACIGTLHDHLDDIAFRKMLRLLWRCSVSSIREEASLVQENYLYRFTTASLSFVGLQRALFQLKDVFHAGGAGLSLVELNVKNYAALDEKLNELVRALEEHNGDLSKNGGAIIV, from the coding sequence ATGGTTCCAAGCGGCTCATCCAGCCCTGCCGAAATTTACGAGGGGAACCCCGACTCCGCGAAGGAATTCGAGAGGCTTTTCGATCCCATATCGCAGCGTGACTTCCTGAGGCTGTGCGTCCAGTGCCTCCACATGGCCGAGAGGGGCGTCGGCAAGCCGACGAAGCCCTATGGCGCCGTCGACGAACAGCTGCGCATTTACGTGAACACCACGTTCGCCGAAGTCCTGCAAGCGTCGAGCGAAGAGAAGATGGCGCGCCTCGCCTCCAAGCTGCCGGAGGTCGACGTGCACCTGCTCGTCACCGTAGTTCAGGCCGAAGGTCTCGTGGCCAGAGACGTGAGCGGAAAGTCCGATCCATACTGCGTCCTGCGCATCGGTAGCTCGGAAGCGCAGCTGACCAGCGTCAAGAACAGGACAGTTTGCCCCATGTGGGATGAGAACTTCCGCATCCGCGTGTCGGACTCGGGTTCGGACGCCTTTCAGCTGGCCGTTTGGGACAAGGACCCGCGGACAGTGTGTGGCGTGTTCCGGGAGCTCCGGGACGTGCGTTCGTGCTTCTCGTGCCTGCACTTCCTGAGGGAGTTGTTCGAGACCGTGTGCTCCTTCGACGGCGCCGACGACTTCATGGGTGCGGCGTCGCTCTTCGTCAACGAGATCCCCTGCACCGGCTGCGAACAGTGGCTCCGTCTCGCGGATGCGGGTGGTCGGGGAGCGTACGGCCGCGTTTACGTGAGGTTCGGCTTCGAGTGCAAGGCCGAGAAGCGGTTCGACCGCCAGACGGTGCTACGATATCACTACTACCTGTGCCTCATTTTCTTGTTGCAACAGGCGTCGACGGCGGCCGAAGGTTTGACTCTCACGTGGATCCAGTGGGAGCAGTGCCTCGCGGAAGAAGGCCTGACCTTACTTTTTCGCCACTCGCAGTACCAAAACCTCTCTTGCCTGGAGCAGCAGCTGTGCCAGATAACGGCACTGGCGAACGTCGTCAGGTCTAAAATGACGAGACTGAACTTTTCTGCGCTGTATCAGTTGTTGGCGCAAATCAGAACTTCGATCAAGGAAACGCAGGAACAGCTCATCGTTAATTATTTGGAGGTAGTCGTCAAGTCTCTGACGGATCCCTGTCTGGAACGCTTGGCTAGGCTGCATGAAAACTTTACTTTTGCGAAGAAGTACCATCGTATTGATTTGCTCGGCTTACTCTTTTGCTGCGTTACGATTGAAGCGCTCGTGGAGACCGAAGTCACGGACCCTGCTGGCGTAGAAATACAGAAGGATGCTCATGCGTGGTATCAAGGCCTGCTGACACAAGAAGGTTCACTCGACCATGATTCGATCACGCATATTGTCACGCGGATACTTTCCACCATAGAGGCCTATCACCAAGAGGCCGATCGTATTTTTAAGTCTGCCTGGAACGAAACATACACTCAGATCGTGTTCAAGGAACTAGACACCTTCATTTGCCAAGCTTTTGAGACAAGAGTGACGAATTTCAGCACCTCGCTTGTCGATAAACCAGCTGACGACGTCTCCCGCTCGAAGGCGGTGGAGGAGAGCTTGCAGCTTTTTTATATCTTTCAGCGATTCCGCAAGAAGGTCTCCAGTGCACTGGTATCCAGTAGTTATCCCATGCGAATGGACAAGCTCCAAGACTGGTTCGGCTTTGACCTGGTATTACTTTGGTTCGATCTGGCGAAAAGTCCCGTCTCGGGGTGGATATCTGATCTCGTGGACAAGGATGATATGTCCCCGCTCGCCCGCGACATCAAGTACGGCTCGGCCGTTCGAGATACAGTCGACATTCTGCACAGCCGCTACGTTGAACTCTGGCGAAAACTAGACTTTCTCGATTTTCGCTGCGTACGCGCCTTCACCACGGCAGTGGCGGAAGATTGCTCGCATTTCGTGCGCACCCTTTCGGGCCGTGTTGAGTCTGCCGGCTACTTTGACGTCGTCGGCGAGTTTGAAGTGTCATCTCAGCTCTGCGTGGCCGTAAGCAGCTTTGCGCGCATCGCGTCCTTCTTGCAAGAGACCATCACGGAAGTGGACTCCGTGTGCCTGAACGACTGCGGTGATATCACCGAAAGAGCCAGTGAAGCTCGTTTCCCGCTGGAACAAGCTTTGGACACGTCCTTGATCGCCATGTCTCGCGTCTGCTCCGAAGCGGTCGACAGACTCGGACCGGAGCTCCGGAAGAGGATGTCCCGGGTCTGCGATGCAAGCTCGAGGCACTTGCAAGACCGCGCGCTTCACGACCTCGTGCAGTACGTCGATGCCTGCATAGGAACTCTTCACGACCACCTGGACGACATTGCATTCCGAAAGATGCTCCGTCTCCTGTGGAGGTGCAGCGTCAGCTCGATCAGGGAAGAAGCCTCACTGGTTCAGGAGAATTACTTGTATCGTTTCACAACTGCGTCTCTGAGCTTTGTGGGTTTGCAGAGGGCACTTTTTCAGCTGAAAGATGTGTTTCATGCCGGAGGCGCAGGTCTGTCTTTGGTAGAACTGAACGTCAAGAATTATGCTGCCCTAGACGAAAAGCTGAACGAACTAGTCCGGGCGTTAGAAGAGCACAACGGTGATTTATCTAAAAATGGTGGGGCTATTATCGTATGA
- the LOC125946226 gene encoding uncharacterized protein LOC125946226, with amino-acid sequence MRPTQVIDWDSFRTHRKEQATPPVITDIKAWTAEIVKQVTDATQTVEVEDTVPHCDRYYAHLWERKKSLEALLATRKWDRDIRRRLARAHTNIENYAIELTRQSWHNICDQMNKTPNARNTWNLLRHLMNPAGGDLRARQQLERIFHQYPGTPDELKQELINTYIRPEPATTLPPYQGSANPGLDAPISLAEVRAELNRLKTNSAAGPDRISNTMLRNLDDASIHALTDYLQECWASGTIPQEWKCAKLVFIPKPGKPPTLANLRPISITSCVGKLMEHVIQSRLLRYLEDNHLLPDTMFGFRPHLAAPDIMLLLHHQVVMRRTLDTKVIVGLDVAKAFDNILHEAILQQLQTLGVGHRTYAYVRDFLTDRKIQLSVGTGHPSIISPGNRGTPQGSVLSPLLFNVALIGLPKLLADIPHLHHSVYADDLTLWITHGSDGEIEETLQTAIDRVGGYLDTVGLSCSATKSEYIIIPSPGRRPPKILPEINLQVQGNPIPRTDHIRILGLHLQANGSNNISLQRIDQSVLQIGRLLKRVSNKHRGMRECNLLRLVQAFICSRITYSAPYLRLIRAESERLEASLRKAYKTALGLPMSTATHKLMALGISNTVSELIEATLTAQYERLSLTHAGRAVLQQVGISPTRAAPNYIDLTQEYRQNLRIPPIPKRMHPEHHAERRADRARQFEKRFSGRPDVTYTDASYHPSKPAMVAAALAPHRSWYTACSIRNAETVTAAEEVAIALALADPITKVVISDSQQAIRNYDAGRISRPASHILHSTPPSSTSRLLLWAPAHESLRGNVQVHTLARDLSCRAECRIHRPDSPDTTISRDSLLTTYTDILQYYRLGRCIYPPAHRDLTRREAVQWRKLQTGSFPHPLLYSKIFPQQITPRCKHCSAPATLIHMAWTCTHDNTDKTNTPESWESLLRSSEPADQRRLIQRAVEAAESQGIPADLL; translated from the coding sequence GCGCAAGAAGTCGCTCGAAGCTCTTCTCGCCACTCGAAAATGGGACCGCGATATCCGCCGTCGGCTGGCGCGCGCCCACACGAACATTGAGAACTATGCAATAGAACTCACCCGCCAGAGCTGGCACAACATTTGTGACCAGATGAACAAGACTCCGAACGCTCGTAACACGTGGAACCTGCTCCGACATCTAATGAACCCGGCCGGAGGCGATCTCCGAGCACGCCAACAGCTTGAGCGAATCTTCCATCAGTATCCTGGGACACCAGATGAGCTCAAACAAGAGCTCATTAACACCTACATCCGCCCCGAACCGGCAACCACCCTTCCCCCCTATCAGGGCTCGGCCAACCCTGGCCTAGACGCCCCGATCTCTTTAGCGGAGGTCCGTGCAGAACTCAATCGCCTCAAGACCAATTCTGCGGCCGGCCCCGACCGCATTTCTAACACGATGCTTAGGAATCTAGATGACGCCTCTATTCACGCCCTCACCGACTACCTTCAAGAGTGTTGGGCGAGCGGTACCATCCCGCAGGAATGGAAGTGCGCCAAGCTAGTCTTCATCCCCAAGCCGGGAAAACCACCCACCTTGGCCAACCTCCGTCCCATCTCTATCACGTCCTGTGTTGGGAAGTTAATGGAACACGTTATCCAGTCCAGACTTCTTCGCTACCTCGAAGACAACCACCTCCTACCAGACACGATGTTCGGTTTCCGTCCTCACTTAGCAGCCCCCGACATAATGCTTCTTCTCCATCACCAGGTAGTCATGCGTCGCACACTAGACACGAAAGTCATCGTCGGCCTCGATGTTGCCAAGGCCTTCGACAATATCCTCCATGAAGCGATTCTTCAACAACTCCAGACTCTCGGCGTCGGACATCGCACGTATGCATACGTCCGAGACTTCCTGACCGACCGCAAGATACAACTCAGCGTCGGCACGGGACATCCCTCCATCATCTCTCCTGGCaaccgcggcacgccgcaaggctcagTGCTCTCGCCGCTGCTTTTCAACGTTGCACTGATAGGCCTGCCCAAGCTTCTGGCTGACATTCCCCACCTACACCACAGCGTTTATGCTGACGATCTTACTCTTTGGATCACACACGGCAGTGACGGCGAGATCGAAGAGACTCTCCAGACCGCCATCGATCGGGTCGGAGGCTATCTGGATACAGTTGGCCTCAGCTGCTCGGCGACTAAGTCAGAGTATATAATCATCCCGTCCCCAGGACGACGCCCACCAAAAATACTTCCTGAGATCAACCTCCAGGTGCAAGGAAACCCCATCCCTCGTACAGATCACATCAGGATTCTGGGCCTACACCTACAGGCAAACGGCAGCAACAATATATCGCTCCAACGCATCGACCAGTCGGTGCTACAGATCGGACGTCTTCTCAAGCGAGTCTCCAACAAGCACCGAGGTATGCGAGAGTGCAACCTCCTGCGCCTCGTCCAAGCCTTCATCTGCTCCCGCATCACCTACTCCGCACCTTACTTACGTCTCATCCGCGCCGAAAGCGAACGGCTAGAGGCGTCACTTCGAAAAGCATACAAGACGGCCCTGGGTCTTCCCATGTCAACAGCTACTCACAAGCTTATGGCTCTCGGCATCTCCAACACCGTGAGCGAACTGATCGAAGCTACCCTCACCGCCCAATACGAGCGGTTGTCACTCACACACGCTGGCCGCGCGGTACTGCAGCAAGTTGGGATCTCACCAACGAGGGCGGCCCCCAATTATATTGACCTTACACAGGAATATCGTCAAAATCTCCGAATACCTCCCATTCCCAAACGGATGCATCCGGAACACCACGCCGAGAGACGGGCCGATCGTGCACGACAGTTCGAGAAACGCTTCAGTGGACGTCCAGATGTCACGTATACGGACGCCTCTTACCACCCCTCGAAACCAGCGATGGTGGCGGCAGCCCTCGCCCCGCACCGTAGCTGGTACACAGCCTGCAGCATTCGCAACGCAGAAACAGTCACCGCAGCAGAGGAGGTTGCCATTgcgcttgcgctagctgatcctaTTACCAAAGTCGTCATAAGTGATTCTCAACAGGCGATCCGCAACTACGATGCCGGCCGTATCTCTCGCCCGGCATCACACATTCTGCATTCTACTCCCCCCTCCTCCACATCCCGCTTACTCCTGTGGGCTCCAGCCCATGAATCGCTCAGGGGAAACGTCCAGGTGCATACACTTGCTCGAGATCTTAGCTGCCGAGCCGAGTGTAGGATCCACCGCCCCGATTCCCCTGACACCACTATCTCGCGCGATTCTCTACTCACCACTTACACGGACATCCTCCAGTACTACCGACTCGGGAGATGCATATATCCTCCCGCACACCGTGATCTAACAAGGCGCGAGGCCGTCCAATGGCGCAAACTACAAACAGGTAGCTTCCCACACCCCCtcttatacagtaaaatctttccGCAACAAATAACGCCTCGGTGCAAACACTGCTCAGCTCCGGCCACTCTCATACACATGGCGTGGACTTGTACGCACGACAACACAGACAAAACAAACACCCCAGAGTCGTGGGAGTCCCTCCTGCGTAGCTCCGAGCCAGCAGACCAACGTCGGCTCATCCAGCGTGCGGTGGAGGCCGCGGAATCCCAAGGGatccccgccgacctcctctaa